Proteins encoded in a region of the Haloarchaeobius salinus genome:
- a CDS encoding formate/nitrite transporter family protein produces MTPNEDRQSDAETEAVREAVEESRSGAPAVGSVVRDRFTADEIFQRIVAAADEEITAGARELYFSALAAGFAITITTLLYVSMTASTGGDPILSALLYPLGFIYIIIGGYQLYTENTLPPVALTLERLASIPALLRNWVVVLAGNFTGGTLGAAALAYGGVLSDDGATAALSIAQKGIQASPESLFVKAAFAGLIVAGVVWVEYAARDTTSRILVVYLAFLAIPLGGLYHVVVSYTEMLYLVFRDDLALWVGLTDFVIPVLLGNTVGGVVLVTIVNYFQTTKSRLESARFEGASRQLSLREWLFGGFVGRSYVPLIHSTTASEGPVDYRVLVPISNPRTDSRLVDLACRIASAHENASVHVVHVVQVPERRARAYDRTQRRRIVSESDALLDGMRDRIGGYDVICETSTVVSHRSFDEIFDIARRKDADLTLLGWDDPIWRAVRTDRPLSELTRQLPSDLLVLNEHELDESQILVPVADSPHSELSGEVAAALRTTVGAEVTLLHVVDGAAEHDAGETFLTDWATEHGLGDAELVVDDSGDVEAAIEREAQDKTMLLAGATEHGLITRLVAGSLRLEVLEELDASILLAERPGKQSLLDRLFG; encoded by the coding sequence TTGACACCGAACGAGGACCGGCAGTCCGACGCCGAGACCGAGGCCGTCCGCGAGGCGGTCGAGGAGTCGCGTAGCGGCGCACCAGCCGTCGGTTCGGTCGTCCGCGACCGGTTCACCGCCGACGAGATCTTCCAGCGCATCGTCGCGGCCGCCGACGAGGAGATCACGGCGGGGGCCCGCGAGCTGTACTTCAGCGCCCTCGCCGCCGGCTTCGCCATCACCATCACGACCCTGCTGTACGTGTCGATGACCGCATCGACCGGGGGCGACCCGATACTGAGCGCGCTGCTCTACCCGCTCGGGTTCATCTACATCATCATCGGCGGCTACCAGCTCTACACGGAGAACACGCTCCCACCGGTCGCGCTGACGCTCGAACGCCTCGCCAGCATCCCCGCGCTGTTGCGCAACTGGGTCGTCGTCCTCGCGGGCAACTTCACCGGCGGGACGCTGGGGGCGGCGGCGCTGGCCTACGGTGGTGTCCTCTCCGACGACGGCGCGACGGCCGCTCTCTCCATCGCCCAGAAGGGTATCCAGGCCAGCCCCGAGAGCCTGTTCGTGAAGGCCGCCTTCGCCGGCCTCATCGTCGCGGGCGTCGTCTGGGTGGAGTACGCCGCCCGGGACACCACCTCGCGGATACTCGTCGTCTACCTCGCCTTCCTCGCCATCCCGCTCGGCGGGCTGTACCACGTCGTCGTCTCCTACACCGAGATGCTCTACCTCGTCTTCCGCGACGACCTCGCGCTGTGGGTCGGGCTCACCGATTTCGTGATCCCGGTGCTGCTCGGCAACACCGTCGGCGGGGTCGTGCTGGTGACCATCGTCAACTACTTCCAGACGACGAAGTCCCGACTCGAGTCCGCCCGGTTCGAGGGCGCGTCCCGACAGCTCTCGCTGCGCGAGTGGCTGTTCGGCGGCTTCGTCGGCCGGTCGTACGTCCCGCTCATCCACAGCACGACCGCCAGCGAGGGCCCCGTCGACTACCGCGTGCTCGTCCCGATCTCGAACCCGCGGACCGACTCCCGGCTCGTCGACCTGGCCTGCCGTATCGCCAGCGCCCACGAGAACGCCTCCGTCCACGTGGTCCACGTCGTGCAGGTTCCCGAGCGGCGCGCACGCGCCTACGACCGGACACAGCGGCGCCGCATCGTCTCCGAGTCGGACGCGCTCCTCGACGGCATGCGGGACCGCATCGGGGGGTACGACGTGATCTGTGAGACCTCGACGGTCGTCTCGCACCGGTCGTTCGACGAGATATTCGACATCGCCCGCCGGAAGGATGCCGACCTGACGCTGCTCGGCTGGGACGACCCCATCTGGCGGGCCGTCCGCACCGACCGGCCGTTGAGCGAACTGACCCGGCAGCTCCCCTCGGACCTCCTCGTGCTGAACGAGCACGAGCTGGACGAGTCGCAGATACTGGTCCCGGTCGCGGACAGCCCCCACTCGGAGCTGAGCGGCGAGGTCGCCGCCGCGCTCCGGACGACCGTCGGGGCCGAGGTGACGCTGCTGCACGTCGTCGACGGGGCAGCGGAGCACGACGCCGGCGAGACGTTCCTGACCGACTGGGCCACCGAGCACGGACTGGGCGACGCGGAGCTCGTCGTCGACGACTCCGGGGACGTCGAGGCGGCCATCGAACGCGAGGCCCAGGACAAGACAATGTTGCTGGCCGGCGCGACCGAGCACGGCCTCATCACGCGACTCGTCGCCGGGAGCCTCCGGCTCGAGGTGCTCGAAGAGCTGGACGCCTCGATACTGCTCGCCGAGCGCCCGGGCAAGCAGAGCCTGCTCGACCGGCTGTTCGGGTAG
- a CDS encoding class I SAM-dependent methyltransferase: MTGEDDADADGTDTGRETDHLPEVEDATADGPLAAVVARERAEVAIASLREEGVYDDDRRVQPVPGEQVALPVTEPPTETGVRRVVRQTDPEPRAPDLATLLRERGWDDEAVERAPSSWAVVGTVVLVSLADLDGDEEQAVGEALLELHGEADTVCAREGVDGELREPSVRVVAGLGDTETVHVEHGTRYGLDLSKVMFSPGNQGERVRMGEVTDEGERVLDMFAGIGYFALPMARAGASVTAVEKNPDAFRYLGENAATNAVLDRMELVLGDCRDVEATADRVVMGYYDAVEPAPVGPDGDDPDGDGDRSYLDAAFDAVVPGGTLHVHATEPADDPWSHPVARLAEVAAGHDRTLAVLDRREVKSHSEGVVHVVVDARVG; this comes from the coding sequence ATGACGGGCGAGGACGACGCGGACGCCGACGGAACGGACACCGGGCGGGAGACGGACCACCTCCCCGAAGTCGAGGACGCCACGGCCGACGGCCCGCTCGCCGCCGTCGTCGCGAGGGAGCGCGCCGAGGTCGCCATCGCCAGTCTGCGCGAGGAAGGCGTGTACGACGACGACCGACGGGTCCAGCCGGTGCCGGGGGAGCAGGTCGCGCTGCCGGTGACCGAGCCGCCGACGGAGACCGGCGTCCGCCGCGTCGTCCGCCAGACGGACCCCGAGCCGCGTGCGCCGGACCTCGCGACGCTCCTGCGCGAGCGCGGCTGGGACGACGAGGCCGTCGAGCGCGCCCCGTCGTCGTGGGCCGTCGTCGGCACCGTTGTCCTCGTCTCGCTCGCCGACCTCGACGGGGACGAGGAGCAGGCCGTCGGCGAGGCGCTGCTCGAACTGCACGGCGAGGCCGACACCGTCTGCGCCCGCGAGGGCGTCGACGGCGAGCTCCGGGAGCCGAGCGTCCGGGTCGTGGCCGGCCTCGGCGACACCGAGACGGTCCACGTCGAGCACGGGACCCGGTACGGGCTGGACCTCTCCAAGGTGATGTTCTCGCCGGGCAACCAGGGAGAGCGCGTCCGCATGGGCGAGGTCACCGACGAGGGCGAGCGCGTGCTCGACATGTTCGCCGGCATCGGCTACTTCGCACTCCCGATGGCCCGCGCCGGGGCGTCGGTGACGGCGGTGGAGAAGAACCCCGACGCGTTCCGCTACCTCGGCGAGAACGCCGCCACCAACGCGGTCCTCGACCGGATGGAGCTCGTCCTCGGGGACTGCCGCGACGTCGAGGCGACGGCCGACCGGGTCGTGATGGGCTACTACGACGCCGTCGAGCCGGCACCAGTCGGTCCGGACGGCGACGACCCGGACGGCGACGGCGACCGGAGCTACCTCGACGCCGCGTTCGACGCGGTCGTCCCGGGTGGCACGCTCCACGTCCACGCGACCGAGCCCGCCGACGACCCGTGGAGCCACCCCGTCGCGCGGCTGGCGGAGGTCGCTGCCGGACACGACCGAACGCTGGCGGTGCTCGACCGTCGGGAGGTAAAGAGCCACAGCGAGGGGGTCGTCCACGTCGTCGTCGACGCGCGGGTCGGGTAG
- a CDS encoding 60S ribosomal export protein NMD3 → MTDQRSFCPRCGEPMSDAAASDPLGKSDVGVCDDCYFDQFELVDAPERIEVRVCATCGAVFRGRRWVDVGAEDYTDVAVEVVSEALAVHVDAEDVSWQVQPEQIDQNTIRMHCLFSGIVRGQYRESEVTVPVRIARQTCTRCGRIAGDYYASIVQVRAVDRTPDSEEIERAKEIANMVVDRMEATGDRNAFVTEMGETDDGLDVKVSTNNIGKQIAAKVIEEFGGAWTDHETLVTEDEDGNEVYRVTYAVRLPPYRPGDIIELEDDDEGPVLVSSVRGNLKGVRVTTGERYEASYEEGDAPDARKLGTVEDGVETSLVAVEDEHSVQVLDPETYQAKTIARPDYFEDDGDTVRVLKSRAGLHVLPPEDDEDDWW, encoded by the coding sequence ATGACCGACCAGCGCTCCTTTTGCCCCCGCTGCGGGGAGCCGATGTCCGACGCGGCCGCCAGCGACCCGCTGGGCAAGTCCGACGTGGGCGTCTGCGACGACTGCTACTTCGACCAGTTCGAGCTCGTCGACGCACCGGAGCGCATCGAGGTGCGCGTCTGTGCCACCTGCGGTGCCGTCTTCCGGGGCCGTCGCTGGGTCGACGTGGGTGCGGAGGACTACACCGACGTGGCCGTCGAGGTGGTCTCGGAGGCCCTCGCGGTCCACGTCGACGCCGAGGACGTGTCGTGGCAGGTCCAGCCCGAGCAGATCGACCAGAACACCATCCGGATGCACTGCCTGTTCTCGGGTATCGTCCGGGGCCAGTACCGCGAATCGGAGGTGACGGTCCCCGTCCGGATCGCCCGGCAGACCTGCACCCGGTGTGGCCGCATCGCCGGCGACTACTACGCCTCCATCGTGCAGGTCCGAGCGGTCGACCGGACGCCCGACAGCGAGGAGATCGAGCGCGCGAAGGAGATCGCGAACATGGTCGTCGACCGGATGGAGGCGACGGGCGACCGCAACGCCTTCGTCACGGAGATGGGCGAGACCGACGACGGCCTCGACGTGAAGGTCTCGACGAACAACATCGGCAAGCAGATCGCCGCGAAGGTGATCGAGGAGTTCGGCGGGGCCTGGACCGACCACGAGACGCTCGTCACCGAGGACGAGGACGGCAACGAGGTGTACCGGGTCACCTACGCCGTGCGCCTCCCGCCGTACCGCCCGGGTGACATCATCGAACTCGAGGACGACGACGAGGGGCCGGTGCTCGTCAGCAGCGTCCGCGGCAACCTGAAGGGCGTGCGGGTGACGACCGGCGAGCGCTACGAGGCCAGCTACGAGGAGGGCGACGCCCCCGACGCCCGCAAGCTCGGGACCGTCGAGGACGGCGTCGAGACCTCGCTGGTGGCCGTCGAGGACGAGCACTCGGTGCAGGTGCTCGACCCGGAGACGTACCAGGCGAAGACCATCGCCCGCCCGGACTACTTCGAGGACGACGGCGACACCGTCCGCGTGCTCAAGAGCCGCGCCGGCCTGCACGTCCTCCCGCCCGAGGACGACGAGGACGACTGGTGGTGA
- the htpX gene encoding zinc metalloprotease HtpX has translation MQWKADWGLRFRMFVTMFLLTAVYLVFIGALSVYLGFGFTGIIMVFALFSGAQWFFSDKLTLWSMGAKEVSEDEYPELHGMVRRLSQQADVPVPKVAVVDSQVPNAFATGRSQKHSAVAVTTGLMRTLNEEELEGVIAHELAHVKNRDVMVMTVASFLSTIAFLVVRFGFFFGGGGRNRNGGGVFVAIAVSLVVWIISYLLIRALSRYREFAADRGAAVITGKPAALASALASISGGMERAPKEDMREQAEMNAFFIFPVSGGTITRLFSTHPSMERRIDRLQQLEREMEAA, from the coding sequence ATGCAATGGAAAGCGGACTGGGGGCTCCGGTTCCGAATGTTCGTCACGATGTTCCTGCTGACGGCGGTGTATCTGGTCTTCATCGGCGCACTGTCGGTGTACCTCGGGTTCGGGTTCACCGGCATCATCATGGTGTTCGCGCTGTTCTCCGGCGCGCAGTGGTTCTTCAGCGACAAGCTCACGCTGTGGAGCATGGGCGCGAAGGAGGTCAGCGAGGACGAGTACCCCGAGCTGCACGGGATGGTCCGCCGGCTCTCCCAGCAGGCGGACGTCCCCGTCCCGAAGGTCGCGGTCGTCGACTCGCAGGTGCCCAACGCGTTCGCGACCGGGCGCTCACAGAAGCACTCGGCCGTCGCCGTGACGACCGGCCTGATGCGGACGCTGAACGAAGAGGAGCTGGAGGGCGTCATCGCCCACGAGCTCGCCCACGTGAAGAACCGCGACGTGATGGTGATGACGGTCGCGTCGTTCCTCTCGACCATCGCGTTCCTCGTCGTCCGCTTCGGCTTCTTCTTCGGCGGGGGCGGGCGGAACCGCAACGGCGGCGGCGTCTTCGTCGCCATCGCCGTCTCGCTGGTCGTCTGGATCATCTCCTACCTGCTCATCCGCGCGCTGTCGCGCTACCGGGAGTTCGCCGCCGACCGCGGTGCGGCGGTCATCACCGGCAAGCCCGCGGCGCTGGCGTCCGCGCTCGCCAGCATCTCCGGCGGGATGGAGCGGGCCCCGAAGGAGGACATGCGCGAGCAGGCCGAGATGAACGCGTTCTTCATCTTCCCGGTCAGCGGCGGCACCATCACCCGTCTGTTCAGCACGCACCCCTCGATGGAACGCCGCATCGACCGGCTCCAGCAGCTCGAACGCGAGATGGAGGCGGCCTGA
- the pspAB gene encoding PspA-associated protein PspAB, whose translation MGLFDSIREMLGTRAEADAARDADPEDLFGMSTAYITMATELGYDSTGDAALCFSGVDSTDFADAVREVEDILAAGSEETGTDFDLREDDHGYQWVVLHDDDPEDLVTSIHFAADTFIERDYGSRLLAAVFGFANDDRTAYWIYSFRRGAYYPFAPRGGQERDDAVEFKLESNLDGELDIETDKQYWYPLWPSSGGTHPWE comes from the coding sequence ATGGGGCTGTTCGATTCTATCCGCGAGATGCTCGGTACCCGCGCCGAGGCCGACGCCGCCCGCGACGCCGACCCCGAGGACCTGTTCGGGATGAGCACGGCGTACATCACGATGGCGACCGAGCTCGGCTACGACTCCACCGGCGACGCCGCGCTCTGTTTCTCCGGCGTCGACAGCACGGACTTCGCCGATGCCGTCCGCGAGGTCGAGGACATCCTCGCGGCCGGCTCCGAGGAGACGGGCACCGACTTCGACCTGCGCGAGGACGACCACGGCTACCAGTGGGTCGTCCTCCACGACGACGACCCCGAGGACCTCGTCACCAGCATCCACTTCGCCGCCGACACGTTCATCGAGCGCGACTACGGCTCCCGGCTGCTCGCCGCCGTCTTCGGCTTCGCCAACGACGACCGCACCGCCTACTGGATCTACTCGTTCCGCCGCGGTGCGTACTACCCGTTCGCGCCACGGGGCGGCCAGGAGCGCGACGACGCCGTCGAGTTCAAGCTGGAGAGCAACTTGGACGGCGAACTCGACATCGAGACGGACAAGCAGTACTGGTACCCGCTGTGGCCGAGCAGTGGCGGGACCCATCCGTGGGAGTGA
- a CDS encoding ABC transporter permease, which translates to MRHNALHPTNPWRYLVARLTVAALGLLTAASVCFAAFRLGPLDPAVVITMGFPPVEEVRETLHITAPLGAEYALYVERLLTFDLGNAWVLDRGPAGPLLADALPNTALVAVGAFCLVTVVAVPVGLAAGLRDGRLGAAVENGSVLGRSSSNLISAVLAVALLWPGGEPARPPVLALTTVVVASALVGTRIRAVSRAVREARRDGHVDAARAKGLSRHTVFWRHLAPVALLTHLRRVADDAAYLVGAVLVVETIVPTPTDSQYAGLGELFFQASIQGDFPLAATLLVLFVAVVVAVRLLADLTLALVDPRVGPRAGRR; encoded by the coding sequence ATGCGACACAACGCCCTCCACCCCACGAACCCGTGGCGCTACCTCGTCGCCCGCCTCACGGTCGCCGCACTCGGCTTGCTCACCGCGGCGAGCGTCTGCTTCGCCGCGTTCCGGCTCGGGCCGCTCGACCCCGCGGTCGTTATCACGATGGGCTTTCCGCCGGTCGAGGAGGTACGCGAGACGCTCCACATCACCGCACCCCTGGGTGCGGAGTACGCGCTGTACGTCGAGCGACTCCTCACGTTCGACCTCGGCAACGCGTGGGTGCTCGACCGTGGCCCGGCCGGCCCGCTCCTCGCCGACGCGCTTCCGAACACCGCGCTGGTCGCCGTCGGGGCGTTCTGCCTCGTCACCGTCGTCGCCGTTCCGGTCGGTCTCGCCGCGGGCCTGCGTGACGGTCGCCTCGGGGCGGCCGTCGAGAACGGCTCGGTCCTCGGTCGGAGCAGCTCGAACCTCATATCCGCTGTCCTCGCGGTGGCACTGCTCTGGCCCGGCGGGGAACCGGCGCGGCCCCCGGTGCTCGCGCTCACCACCGTCGTCGTCGCGTCCGCGCTGGTCGGCACCCGCATCAGGGCCGTCTCGCGCGCGGTGCGCGAGGCACGACGCGACGGACACGTCGACGCCGCCCGCGCGAAGGGGCTCTCCCGCCACACCGTCTTCTGGCGGCACCTCGCGCCCGTCGCGCTGCTGACCCACCTCCGGCGGGTCGCCGACGACGCGGCGTACCTCGTCGGTGCCGTGCTCGTCGTCGAGACCATCGTCCCGACACCGACCGACAGCCAGTACGCCGGCCTCGGCGAGTTGTTCTTCCAGGCGAGCATCCAGGGCGACTTCCCGCTCGCCGCGACGCTCCTCGTGCTGTTCGTGGCTGTCGTCGTCGCGGTCCGCCTGCTCGCCGACCTCACCCTCGCGCTGGTCGACCCGCGCGTCGGCCCGCGAGCCGGCCGTCGGTAG
- a CDS encoding ABC transporter permease subunit: protein MHRDALHPTNPRRYLAARIAVAGMGLLTAVSVCFAATRLGPASPLDELDIGPVNKQPIAQQLGVDADPVTGYLTYVDRLLVLDPGKPFFLAEGPAEALLVEAAPNTAVVVAGALALVTVVAVPVGLVVGTRDGRVGAALETLPLFGRTTPNFLVAALFVAVFGGETLSGRGSLLAVAAVIAAGTLVASRVRAVSRAVRKARRDGHVDAARAKGLSRRTVCLRHLAPVALLTHLRRVADDATYLVGAVVVIETVLAPSDGGLGFLFLRASTLWDFPLAATLVVLFTAAVVAVRLLGDLALALVDPRVGPRADHN from the coding sequence ATGCACCGCGACGCCCTCCACCCCACGAACCCGCGGCGCTACCTCGCCGCCCGCATCGCCGTCGCCGGGATGGGCCTCCTTACGGCCGTAAGCGTCTGCTTCGCGGCCACCCGGCTTGGCCCGGCCTCCCCTCTCGACGAGCTCGACATCGGGCCCGTCAACAAACAGCCGATTGCCCAGCAGCTCGGCGTCGACGCCGACCCGGTCACGGGGTACCTGACCTACGTGGACCGGCTCCTCGTGCTCGACCCCGGGAAGCCGTTCTTCCTCGCGGAGGGCCCCGCGGAAGCGCTCCTCGTCGAGGCCGCCCCGAACACCGCGGTCGTCGTCGCCGGGGCGCTCGCCCTCGTCACCGTCGTCGCCGTGCCCGTCGGCCTCGTCGTCGGGACCCGCGACGGTCGTGTCGGTGCCGCCCTGGAGACCCTTCCCCTGTTCGGGCGGACGACGCCGAACTTCCTCGTCGCGGCTCTCTTCGTTGCCGTCTTCGGGGGCGAAACACTCTCGGGCCGTGGCAGTCTGCTCGCGGTCGCCGCCGTAATCGCCGCAGGCACGCTCGTCGCCTCGCGGGTCAGGGCCGTCTCGCGTGCCGTTCGCAAGGCCCGACGGGATGGCCACGTCGACGCCGCCCGCGCGAAGGGGCTCTCCCGGCGGACGGTCTGTCTGCGCCACCTCGCACCCGTCGCGCTGCTGACGCACCTCCGGCGTGTCGCCGACGACGCGACCTACCTCGTCGGTGCCGTCGTCGTAATCGAGACCGTGCTCGCACCGTCGGACGGAGGCCTCGGCTTCCTGTTCCTCCGTGCGAGCACTCTCTGGGACTTCCCGCTCGCCGCGACGCTGGTGGTACTGTTCACCGCGGCCGTCGTCGCCGTCCGCCTGCTCGGCGATCTCGCGCTCGCGCTGGTCGACCCGCGCGTCGGCCCGCGAGCCGACCACAACTGA
- the radA gene encoding DNA repair and recombination protein RadA encodes MADADLEKLPGVGPATADKLRDAGFDSFQGIAVAAPSELSNTADVGESSAADIVQAAREEADIGGFETGSQVLERRNEIGKLSWQIDEVDELLGGGIETQSISEVYGEFGAGKSQVTHQLSVNVQLPKEVGGLRGSVIFIDSEDTFRPERIDDMVRGLPEEAIEATLEDRGIEGSPDDEETMDELVDDFLDKTHVAKGFNSNHQMLLAEKAQELAGEHEDGEWPVRLLCVDSLTAHFRAEYVGRGELAERQQKLNKHLHDLDKVGNLFNCAVVVTNQVASNPDSFFGDPTQPIGGNILGHKSTFRMYLRKSKGDKRIVRLVDAPNLADGEAVMRVQDGGLRPE; translated from the coding sequence ATGGCAGACGCAGACCTCGAGAAACTCCCCGGCGTGGGACCGGCAACGGCAGACAAGCTCCGCGACGCAGGCTTCGACTCCTTCCAGGGCATCGCGGTCGCGGCCCCCTCCGAGCTATCGAACACGGCCGACGTCGGCGAGTCCAGCGCAGCGGACATCGTCCAGGCCGCCCGCGAGGAGGCCGACATCGGCGGCTTCGAGACCGGTTCGCAGGTGCTCGAACGACGCAACGAGATCGGCAAGCTCAGCTGGCAGATCGACGAGGTGGACGAGCTCCTCGGCGGCGGCATCGAGACCCAGTCCATCAGCGAGGTGTACGGCGAGTTCGGGGCCGGCAAGTCCCAGGTCACACACCAGCTCTCCGTGAACGTCCAGCTCCCGAAGGAGGTCGGTGGGCTGCGCGGCTCGGTCATCTTCATCGACTCCGAGGACACGTTCCGCCCGGAGCGCATCGACGACATGGTCCGTGGGCTCCCCGAGGAGGCCATCGAGGCCACCCTGGAGGACCGCGGCATCGAGGGGTCGCCCGACGACGAGGAGACGATGGACGAGCTCGTCGACGACTTCCTCGACAAGACCCACGTCGCGAAGGGGTTCAACTCCAACCACCAGATGCTGCTCGCCGAGAAGGCACAGGAGCTCGCCGGCGAACACGAGGACGGCGAGTGGCCGGTCCGCCTGCTCTGTGTCGACTCGCTGACCGCCCACTTCCGCGCCGAGTACGTCGGCCGTGGCGAACTCGCCGAGCGCCAGCAGAAGCTCAACAAGCACCTCCACGACCTCGACAAGGTCGGCAACCTGTTCAACTGCGCCGTGGTCGTGACGAACCAGGTCGCCTCGAACCCCGACTCGTTCTTCGGCGACCCGACCCAGCCCATCGGTGGCAACATCCTCGGCCACAAGTCCACCTTCCGGATGTACCTCCGCAAGTCCAAGGGTGACAAGCGCATCGTCCGCCTCGTGGACGCGCCGAACCTCGCCGACGGCGAGGCCGTGATGCGCGTACAGGACGGCGGTCTCCGGCCCGAGTAA
- a CDS encoding DsrE family protein, whose protein sequence is MNGYAIVIATDEFEKITAASIIGSIAAASDIPVDVFVTMNGLRPFEHEVVETRDFTTGPLGEAMLTSEETEVPLFTEQFRDARDMGPMNLYACTMAMEMWGRELDDYVDIFDDELGVSGFLTKAADKQVIFV, encoded by the coding sequence ATGAACGGCTACGCGATCGTCATCGCGACGGACGAGTTCGAGAAGATCACCGCCGCCAGCATCATCGGCTCCATCGCCGCGGCCTCGGACATCCCGGTCGACGTGTTCGTGACGATGAACGGGCTGCGTCCGTTCGAACACGAGGTCGTCGAGACCCGCGACTTCACGACGGGACCGCTCGGGGAGGCGATGCTGACGAGCGAGGAGACGGAGGTTCCCCTGTTCACGGAGCAGTTCCGTGACGCCAGGGACATGGGCCCGATGAACCTCTACGCCTGCACGATGGCCATGGAGATGTGGGGCCGCGAGCTCGACGACTACGTCGACATCTTCGACGACGAGCTCGGCGTCTCAGGCTTCCTGACGAAGGCCGCCGACAAGCAGGTGATATTCGTCTGA
- a CDS encoding sulfurtransferase TusA family protein: protein MSEQLTADVTIDARGAGCPGPLMDLIGKVKKADSGTVFELQTSDRGSVTDVPEWVEKAGHELLETVEHDDYWSIYVEKA from the coding sequence ATGAGCGAACAACTCACCGCCGACGTAACGATCGATGCCCGCGGTGCCGGCTGCCCCGGCCCCCTGATGGACCTCATCGGGAAGGTCAAGAAGGCAGACAGCGGCACCGTCTTCGAACTGCAGACCTCCGACCGTGGCTCGGTCACGGACGTGCCCGAGTGGGTCGAGAAGGCCGGCCACGAGCTGCTGGAGACCGTCGAGCACGACGACTACTGGAGCATCTACGTCGAGAAGGCCTGA
- a CDS encoding NAD(P)/FAD-dependent oxidoreductase, whose translation MTRIVIVGGGTGGTVLANRLVEDLDSEVEAGEVEVTLVNDSPDHVYKPTYLYVPFGKKTVEDAVRPLADLVDRRVDLEINRVVGIDTDAKTIELQDGRDRLSYDHLVLATGAKLVPDEVPGLVEGGHHFYGPDGAEELRDALAEFEGGHLVLSVVGVPHMCPAAPVEFTLMADEWFRQRGIRDEVDITYTYPIMRLHGLEPVSDWMEPRFAERDIHTETFFNAEEVDPEAGVIRSMEGEELDYDLLVAIPPHAGDDLVTGSGLGDDGWVAVDRHTLEAEHAEDVYAMGDAADVPTSKAGSVAHYEADVVADRIASEVRGQLPTATFDGKTVCFIEAGMDEATFVEFDYEHTPELRDESRPVHWAKLAYNETYWLTARGLL comes from the coding sequence ATGACCCGGATCGTCATCGTCGGGGGCGGCACCGGCGGCACCGTACTGGCCAACCGGCTCGTCGAGGACCTCGACAGCGAGGTCGAAGCCGGCGAGGTCGAGGTGACGCTGGTCAACGACTCCCCCGACCACGTCTACAAGCCGACGTACCTGTACGTCCCGTTCGGGAAGAAGACCGTCGAGGACGCGGTCCGCCCGCTCGCGGACCTCGTCGACCGGCGGGTCGACCTGGAGATCAACCGCGTCGTCGGCATCGACACCGACGCGAAGACCATCGAGCTGCAGGACGGCCGCGACAGGCTGTCGTACGACCATCTGGTGCTCGCGACCGGCGCGAAGCTGGTGCCCGACGAGGTACCGGGCCTCGTCGAGGGCGGCCACCACTTCTACGGCCCCGATGGTGCCGAGGAACTCCGGGACGCGCTCGCGGAGTTCGAGGGCGGTCACCTCGTGCTCAGCGTCGTCGGCGTCCCGCACATGTGCCCGGCCGCACCGGTCGAGTTCACGCTCATGGCCGACGAGTGGTTCCGCCAGCGCGGCATCCGCGACGAGGTGGATATCACGTACACCTACCCCATCATGCGCCTGCACGGGCTCGAACCCGTCTCCGACTGGATGGAGCCCCGGTTCGCGGAGCGGGACATCCACACGGAGACCTTCTTCAACGCCGAGGAGGTCGACCCCGAAGCCGGCGTCATCAGGTCGATGGAGGGCGAGGAGCTCGACTACGACCTGCTCGTCGCCATCCCACCCCACGCGGGCGACGACCTCGTCACCGGCTCCGGCCTCGGCGACGACGGCTGGGTCGCCGTCGACAGACACACCCTCGAGGCCGAACACGCCGAGGACGTGTACGCCATGGGCGACGCCGCCGACGTGCCGACCAGCAAGGCCGGCTCCGTCGCCCACTACGAGGCCGACGTCGTCGCGGACCGCATCGCCAGCGAGGTCCGCGGTCAGCTCCCGACGGCGACGTTCGACGGCAAGACCGTCTGCTTCATCGAGGCGGGCATGGACGAGGCGACCTTCGTCGAGTTCGACTACGAGCACACCCCCGAGCTGCGCGACGAGTCCCGGCCAGTCCACTGGGCGAAGCTCGCGTACAACGAAACCTACTGGCTGACCGCCAGGGGGCTGCTCTGA